One genomic segment of Drosophila melanogaster chromosome 3R includes these proteins:
- the Kul gene encoding Kuzbanian-like, isoform C, giving the protein MSWLLGLLGLQVLFLWLLWLPGEILAIPTPLKLPGYTHRLTPYIKHWEAANFDRQVLQAAQVRHLEQARFRQKREVTPSASGLAHTIRLNFSAHDRDFRLVLRQQPHSVFAHDVEIENTLGPIDYDVSRIYTGSLEDDEAAHVQAILTSDNLLDGTIETQAEHYYIEPAHRYSQQLAESGVHSIVYKLSDVNMQKQQFTGGGLNSATPAKTHCASEKLRKKRWLPEELAMSDAPAPTYNRNPPLPLDLEVPYNDDFRVLASEEDKSEESPRKYPTTSTTRSTVRSTESFLATLTKPTSNRNILVNNYNPSNLGEGSRSYSSGNNNANSNSNNNNSNNNNNNNNSNNNVRKLYTKHKNIIVSTYNRPIEPEFGTPYEEPNNNGTRELPSNFFNANWTTLFLGNNNNGNDRPSHKTHVEIITKNGATKKPNIIVNNYNPEIIFAPNPHNPSFNSMMMTNLLSGRGGEDIHSSPRLLYDRKTTCMLYLQADHTFFQKMGSDEASIEAITRHVQRANTIYRNTDFNNDGKPDNITFMIKRIKVHNMNAMKDPSYRFPGNYGVEKFLELFSEEDYDAFCLAYMFTYRDFEMGTLGLAWTGDLKNAGGVCEKNGHYRGSLKSLNTGIVTLLNYGKHVPPAVSHVTLAHEIGHNFGSPHDPEQCTPGGEDGNFIMFARATSGDKKNNNKFSTCSLKSIEPVLNAKARSMKGCFTEPQSSICGNGVVEPGEQCDCGWEEDCKDSCCFPMSRQPRLDETPCTLTPHARCSPSQGPCCTTDCKLKFGDKCRDDNGCRDPSFCDGRVPQCPPSVNKPNKTICNKEFVCYMGDCTGSICLAYGLESCQCIPGPQDDRIKSCELCCKLPGEDSPCRSSFEWNEAPFDVPDMYSKPGTPCNDYNGYCDVFQKCREVDPSGPLATLRKLLLSEESIASFKKWMQHNWYTVALAAVGVILLLFMRLLTQMLRDQVEAKAEATAQTLGAEHKAAGETVESEA; this is encoded by the exons ATGAGCTGGCTGCTGGGCCTCCTCGGGCTCCAGGTCCTGTTCCTCTGGCTCCTGTGGCTGCCCGGCGAGATCCTGGCCATTCCCACGCCGCTCAAGCTGCCAG GCTACACCCACAGGCTGACGCCCTACATCAAGCACTGGGAGGCGGCGAACTTCGATCGCCAGGTGCTGCAGGCGGCGCAGGTCAGGCACCTGGAGCAGGCTCGCTTCCGGCAGAAGAGAGAGGTGACCCCCTCGGCGAGTGGACTGGCGCACACCATCCGCTTGAATTTCTCCGCCCACGACAG AGATTTCCGCTTGGTGCTGCGTCAACAGCCGCATTCGGTGTTCGCCCACGATGTGGAGATCGAGAACACTCTGGGCCCCATCGACTACGATGTGTCGCGCATTTATACGGGCAGCCTGGAGGACGACGAGGCGGCCCACGTCCAGGCGATCCTCACCAGCGACAACCTGTTGGACGGCACGATAGAGACCCAGGCGGAGCACTACTACATCGAGCCGGCGCATCGGTATTCCCAGCAGCTAGCCGAGAGCGGTGTCCACAGCATAGTCTATAAGTTAAGCGATGTAAATATGCAGAAGCAGCAGTTCACCGGCGGAGGACTCAACTCCGCCACTCCCGCCAAGACGCACTGCGCCAGCGAAAAGCTGAGGAAGAAGCGGTGGCTGCCAGAGGAG CTGGCCATGTCGGATGCTCCGGCCCCCACGTACAATCGTAATCCGCCCCTGCCGCTGGACTTGGAGGTGCCGTACAACGATGATTTTCGCGTCCTGGCCTCCGAAGAGGACAAGAGCGAGGAGTCGCCGCGGAAGTACCCGACCACGTCCACAACCAGGAGCACTGTGCGCAGCACCGAGAGCTTCCTGGCCACTCTGACTAAGCCCACGTCGAACCGCAACATACTTGTAAATAACTACAATCCCTCCAATCTCGGCGAGGGAAGTCGCAGCtacagcagcggcaacaacaacgccaaCAGCAATagtaacaacaataacagcaacaacaacaataataataataatagtaataacaATGTGCGGAAGTTGTACACGAAACACAAGAACATTATTGTAAGCACGTACAACCGACCCATCGAACCGGAATTCGGAACGCCCTACGAGGAGCCGAATAACAATGGCACCCGCGAGCTGCCCAGTAACTTCTTCAATGCCAACTGGACGACGCTCTTTCTgggaaacaacaacaatggcaacgaCCGGCCCAGCCACAAGACGCATGTGGAGATCATCACGAAGAACGGAGCCACCAAGAAGCCAAACATCATTGTGAACAACTACAATCCGGAGATCATATTCGCACCCAATCCGCACAATCCGAGTTTTAACAGCATGATGATGACAAACCTGCTGAGTGGAAGGGGTGGCGAGGACATTCACAGCTCTCCCAGGCTGCTCTACGACCGCAAGACCACTTGCATGCTATACCTGCAGGCGGACCACACGTTCTTCCAGAAGATGGGCTCGGACGAGGCGTCCATAGAGGCCATCACTCGGCACGTACAGCGTGCGAACACAATCTACCGGAACACGGACTTCAACAACGATGGGAAGCCGGACAACATCACCTTCATGATCAAGCGCATCAAGGTGCACAACATGAACGCGATGAAGGATCCCAGCTACCGATTCCCCGGTAACTACGGCGTGGAAAAGTTTCTGGAGCTGTTTTCGG AGGAGGACTACGAtgccttttgtttggcttacatGTTCACCTACCGTGATTTCGAGATGGGAACCTTGGGATTGGCCTGGACGGGAGATCTCAAGAACGCTGGCGGAGTCTGCGAAAAGAATGGTCACTACCGGGGGTCCCTTAAGTCACTCAATACAGGAATAGTCACTCTGTTGAACTATGGAAAGCATGTGCCACCGGCTGTCTCCCACGTGACTTTGGCCCACGAAATTGGACACAACTTTGGATCACCA CACGATCCGGAGCAGTGTACGCCTGGTGGCGAGGATGGTAACTTCATTATGTTTGCCCGCGCCACTTCGGGCGACAAGAAGAACAACAATAAGTTCAGCACCTGCTCGCTGAAATCAATAGAGCCCGTGCTGAATGCCAAGGCGCGTTCCATGAAGGGCTGCTTCACCGAGCCGCAGTCATCGATTTGCGGCAATGGCGTGGTGGAGCCGGGCGAGCAGTGCGACTGCGGCTGGGAGGAGGACTGCAAGGACTCGTGCTGCTTTCCCATGTCAAGGCAACCGCGTCTGGATGAAACTCCGTGCACGCTGACGCCGCATGCCCGCTGCAGTCCTTCGCAAGGTCCCTGCTGCACCACCGATTGCAAGCTGAAGTTCGGTGACAAGTGTCGGGATGATAACGGCTGTCGGGATCCTTCATTCTGTGATGGGCGAGTGCCCCAGTGTCCGCCGTCGGTGAACAAGCCCAACAAAACCATCTGCAACAAGGAATTCGTCTGCTACATGGGCGACTGTACGGGTAGCATCTGCTTGGCCTATGGTCTGGAATCGTGCCAGTGCATTCCCGGACCGCAGGACGATCGGATCAAGTCATGCGAGCTGTGTTGCAAGCTGCCGGGAGAGGACAGTCCCTGCCGGAGTTCCTTCGAATGGAATGAGGCGCCCTTCGATGTGCCCGATATGTACTCAAAGCCTGGAACGCCCTGCAATGATTATAATGG ATACTGTGATGTCTTTCAAAAGTGCAGGGAGGTGGATCCCTCTGGACCACTGGCCACGTTGCGCAAGCTCCTGCTTTCCGAAGAGAGCATCGCCAGCTTTAAGAAGTGGATGCAGCACAACTGGTACACAGTAGCCTTAGCTGCTGTAGGCGTTATACTGCTCCTG TTTATGAGACTTCTCACGCAAATGTTAAGGGATCAGGTCGAAGCCAAAGCGGAAGCAACGGCTCAGACCTTGG GCGCTGAGCACAAAGCTGCTGGCGAAACGGTCGAATCTGAAGCTTAA
- the Kul gene encoding Kuzbanian-like, isoform A — MSWLLGLLGLQVLFLWLLWLPGEILAIPTPLKLPGYTHRLTPYIKHWEAANFDRQVLQAAQVRHLEQARFRQKREVTPSASGLAHTIRLNFSAHDRDFRLVLRQQPHSVFAHDVEIENTLGPIDYDVSRIYTGSLEDDEAAHVQAILTSDNLLDGTIETQAEHYYIEPAHRYSQQLAESGVHSIVYKLSDVNMQKQQFTGGGLNSATPAKTHCASEKLRKKRWLPEELAMSDAPAPTYNRNPPLPLDLEVPYNDDFRVLASEEDKSEESPRKYPTTSTTRSTVRSTESFLATLTKPTSNRNILVNNYNPSNLGEGSRSYSSGNNNANSNSNNNNSNNNNNNNNSNNNVRKLYTKHKNIIVSTYNRPIEPEFGTPYEEPNNNGTRELPSNFFNANWTTLFLGNNNNGNDRPSHKTHVEIITKNGATKKPNIIVNNYNPEIIFAPNPHNPSFNSMMMTNLLSGRGGEDIHSSPRLLYDRKTTCMLYLQADHTFFQKMGSDEASIEAITRHVQRANTIYRNTDFNNDGKPDNITFMIKRIKVHNMNAMKDPSYRFPGNYGVEKFLELFSEEDYDAFCLAYMFTYRDFEMGTLGLAWTGDLKNAGGVCEKNGHYRGSLKSLNTGIVTLLNYGKHVPPAVSHVTLAHEIGHNFGSPHDPEQCTPGGEDGNFIMFARATSGDKKNNNKFSTCSLKSIEPVLNAKARSMKGCFTEPQSSICGNGVVEPGEQCDCGWEEDCKDSCCFPMSRQPRLDETPCTLTPHARCSPSQGPCCTTDCKLKFGDKCRDDNGCRDPSFCDGRVPQCPPSVNKPNKTICNKEFVCYMGDCTGSICLAYGLESCQCIPGPQDDRIKSCELCCKLPGEDSPCRSSFEWNEAPFDVPDMYSKPGTPCNDYNGYCDVFQKCREVDPSGPLATLRKLLLSEESIASFKKWMQHNWYTVALAAVGVILLLALSTKLLAKRSNLKLKSVTIIHSATTETVRLPENNNGVIVHTAVRTKVPFKKKVRGERTKKPGTGAGVTAAAAVGTRNAAKSSANPEPKKTTRSQAMAKKKSFEEEPKKSSKKVGKHMKEIIDYSNRNNNGDDASNLSTTNNHTNTFGKVQKWLLESPIVAQPLSHIEHSSRVRKVMSKSQSTPERLVQKTPQKTKSMGNLSNEKVKLQVVYKPPFKFSLRLSKKPKVKTHVVGAGVRPKRSQKTSNRTGGQSSSKEVSTRAKRSALLLCNEAEDDNQILTLNEPNYETLKPPTPPRSMEHCYENVDMQAEASSSKPSSSSKVAPSSQNRASLEVTPPVTAQRNSYRRSNSLSTHNPFAAAPRRSSSKASGSVNLTRNFGSTQNLINLSQNLSKNKKRSSLNLKASGSGATRSGKDPPTMGVASPQRRSSSNANLRRDSSVSSSKAVPVPPTRNSRNSFSNIPRASLGGANSNAAVSTGAPPPSFSRQSSSSTATSSSSITAGVTSGVALQQSASTSAMQRHPPSQPTRRSLHNFRTRSTGTGAAAGKPGAAVTSAAATSAGASSAAASNENNELPSDLEVVVSDVENLVS; from the exons ATGAGCTGGCTGCTGGGCCTCCTCGGGCTCCAGGTCCTGTTCCTCTGGCTCCTGTGGCTGCCCGGCGAGATCCTGGCCATTCCCACGCCGCTCAAGCTGCCAG GCTACACCCACAGGCTGACGCCCTACATCAAGCACTGGGAGGCGGCGAACTTCGATCGCCAGGTGCTGCAGGCGGCGCAGGTCAGGCACCTGGAGCAGGCTCGCTTCCGGCAGAAGAGAGAGGTGACCCCCTCGGCGAGTGGACTGGCGCACACCATCCGCTTGAATTTCTCCGCCCACGACAG AGATTTCCGCTTGGTGCTGCGTCAACAGCCGCATTCGGTGTTCGCCCACGATGTGGAGATCGAGAACACTCTGGGCCCCATCGACTACGATGTGTCGCGCATTTATACGGGCAGCCTGGAGGACGACGAGGCGGCCCACGTCCAGGCGATCCTCACCAGCGACAACCTGTTGGACGGCACGATAGAGACCCAGGCGGAGCACTACTACATCGAGCCGGCGCATCGGTATTCCCAGCAGCTAGCCGAGAGCGGTGTCCACAGCATAGTCTATAAGTTAAGCGATGTAAATATGCAGAAGCAGCAGTTCACCGGCGGAGGACTCAACTCCGCCACTCCCGCCAAGACGCACTGCGCCAGCGAAAAGCTGAGGAAGAAGCGGTGGCTGCCAGAGGAG CTGGCCATGTCGGATGCTCCGGCCCCCACGTACAATCGTAATCCGCCCCTGCCGCTGGACTTGGAGGTGCCGTACAACGATGATTTTCGCGTCCTGGCCTCCGAAGAGGACAAGAGCGAGGAGTCGCCGCGGAAGTACCCGACCACGTCCACAACCAGGAGCACTGTGCGCAGCACCGAGAGCTTCCTGGCCACTCTGACTAAGCCCACGTCGAACCGCAACATACTTGTAAATAACTACAATCCCTCCAATCTCGGCGAGGGAAGTCGCAGCtacagcagcggcaacaacaacgccaaCAGCAATagtaacaacaataacagcaacaacaacaataataataataatagtaataacaATGTGCGGAAGTTGTACACGAAACACAAGAACATTATTGTAAGCACGTACAACCGACCCATCGAACCGGAATTCGGAACGCCCTACGAGGAGCCGAATAACAATGGCACCCGCGAGCTGCCCAGTAACTTCTTCAATGCCAACTGGACGACGCTCTTTCTgggaaacaacaacaatggcaacgaCCGGCCCAGCCACAAGACGCATGTGGAGATCATCACGAAGAACGGAGCCACCAAGAAGCCAAACATCATTGTGAACAACTACAATCCGGAGATCATATTCGCACCCAATCCGCACAATCCGAGTTTTAACAGCATGATGATGACAAACCTGCTGAGTGGAAGGGGTGGCGAGGACATTCACAGCTCTCCCAGGCTGCTCTACGACCGCAAGACCACTTGCATGCTATACCTGCAGGCGGACCACACGTTCTTCCAGAAGATGGGCTCGGACGAGGCGTCCATAGAGGCCATCACTCGGCACGTACAGCGTGCGAACACAATCTACCGGAACACGGACTTCAACAACGATGGGAAGCCGGACAACATCACCTTCATGATCAAGCGCATCAAGGTGCACAACATGAACGCGATGAAGGATCCCAGCTACCGATTCCCCGGTAACTACGGCGTGGAAAAGTTTCTGGAGCTGTTTTCGG AGGAGGACTACGAtgccttttgtttggcttacatGTTCACCTACCGTGATTTCGAGATGGGAACCTTGGGATTGGCCTGGACGGGAGATCTCAAGAACGCTGGCGGAGTCTGCGAAAAGAATGGTCACTACCGGGGGTCCCTTAAGTCACTCAATACAGGAATAGTCACTCTGTTGAACTATGGAAAGCATGTGCCACCGGCTGTCTCCCACGTGACTTTGGCCCACGAAATTGGACACAACTTTGGATCACCA CACGATCCGGAGCAGTGTACGCCTGGTGGCGAGGATGGTAACTTCATTATGTTTGCCCGCGCCACTTCGGGCGACAAGAAGAACAACAATAAGTTCAGCACCTGCTCGCTGAAATCAATAGAGCCCGTGCTGAATGCCAAGGCGCGTTCCATGAAGGGCTGCTTCACCGAGCCGCAGTCATCGATTTGCGGCAATGGCGTGGTGGAGCCGGGCGAGCAGTGCGACTGCGGCTGGGAGGAGGACTGCAAGGACTCGTGCTGCTTTCCCATGTCAAGGCAACCGCGTCTGGATGAAACTCCGTGCACGCTGACGCCGCATGCCCGCTGCAGTCCTTCGCAAGGTCCCTGCTGCACCACCGATTGCAAGCTGAAGTTCGGTGACAAGTGTCGGGATGATAACGGCTGTCGGGATCCTTCATTCTGTGATGGGCGAGTGCCCCAGTGTCCGCCGTCGGTGAACAAGCCCAACAAAACCATCTGCAACAAGGAATTCGTCTGCTACATGGGCGACTGTACGGGTAGCATCTGCTTGGCCTATGGTCTGGAATCGTGCCAGTGCATTCCCGGACCGCAGGACGATCGGATCAAGTCATGCGAGCTGTGTTGCAAGCTGCCGGGAGAGGACAGTCCCTGCCGGAGTTCCTTCGAATGGAATGAGGCGCCCTTCGATGTGCCCGATATGTACTCAAAGCCTGGAACGCCCTGCAATGATTATAATGG ATACTGTGATGTCTTTCAAAAGTGCAGGGAGGTGGATCCCTCTGGACCACTGGCCACGTTGCGCAAGCTCCTGCTTTCCGAAGAGAGCATCGCCAGCTTTAAGAAGTGGATGCAGCACAACTGGTACACAGTAGCCTTAGCTGCTGTAGGCGTTATACTGCTCCTG GCGCTGAGCACAAAGCTGCTGGCGAAACGGTCGAATCTGAAGCTTAAATCCGTCACCATTATACACAGCGCCACCACGGAGACAGTGCGTCTTCCGGAGAACAACAACGGCGTGATAGTGCATACAGCCGTGAGGACAAAGGTACCTTTCAAGAAGAAGGTTCGTGGCGAACGAACCAAGAAGCCAGGAACGGGAGCGGGAGTAACagccgctgctgcagttggAACCCGAAATGCAGCCAAAAGCAGTGCCAATCCGGAGCCAAAGAAGACCACTAGGAGCCAAGCGATGGCCAAGAAGAAATCGTTCGAGGAGGAGCCCAAGAAGTCCAGCAAGAAGGTGGGCAAACACATGAAAGAGATCATCGACTATTCAAaccgcaacaacaatggcgaCGATGCTTCCAATTTGTCGACCACCAACAACCACACCAACACTTTTGGCAAGGTGCAAAAGTGGCTGCTCGAGTCGCCAATTGTGGCTCAACCCCTGTCCCACATAGAGCACAGCTCTCGAGTTCGCAAGGTGATGAGCAAGTCGCAATCAACGCCAGAGAGACTGGTGCAAAAGACACCGCAGAAAACCAAGTCCATGGGTAATCTGTCCAACGAGAAGGTCAAACTGCAGGTGGTTTACAAGCCGCCCTTCAAGTTTTCCCTGAGATTGTCCAAGAAACCGAAAGTGAAGACCCATGTGGTGGGCGCAGGTGTAAGGCCAAAGAGAAGCCAAAAGACCAGTAACCGAACTGGGGGACAGTCCTCCTCGAAGGAAGTCTCTACGCGCGCCAAGAGAAGTGCCCTTTTGCTCTGCAACGAGGCGGAGGACGATAACCAGATTCTCACCCTCAACGAACCCAACTACGAGACCTTGAAACCACCAACGCCTCCACGTTCCATGGAACACTGCTACGAGAATGTGGATATGCAGGCAGAGGCCTCCAGTTCGAAGcccagcagtagcagcaaaGTGGCTCCTAGCTCACAGAACAGAGCCAGCTTAGAGGTGACTCCTCCAGTTACTGCGCAGCGAAATTCCTATCGCAGGTCTAACTCCCTGTCCACCCACAATCCATTTGCGGCCGCTCCTCgccggagcagcagcaaggcCAGCGGATCGGTGAACCTCACGCGGAACTTTGGCAGCACGCAAAATCTGATTAATCTCAGTCAAAATCTGTCCAAAAACAAGAAGCGCAGCAGTCTGAACCTGAAGGCTAGCGGTAGTGGAGCCACCAGAAGCGGGAAAGATCCACCAACTATGGGAGTTGCCTCGCCACAGAGACGCTCCTCGTCCAATGCCAATCTCCGCAGGGACAGCAGCGTGTCCTCCTCAAAGGCAGTGCCTGTTCCGCCCACAAGGAACTCGCGGAATAGCTTTAGCAATATTCCTAGGGCCAGTTTGGGAGGAGCAAACAGCAATGCCGCCGTTAGCACTGGAGCACCTCCGCCCAGTTTCTCTCGCCAATCTTCCAGCAGCACGGCCACCAGCAGCTCATCCATCACTGCAGGCGTAACCAGCGGAGTGGCGTTGCAGCAATCCGCCTCCACAAGCGCCATGCAGCGTCACCCGCCCTCGCAGCCCACGAGGAGAAGCCTCCACAACTTCAGGACGCGCTCCACAGGCACAGGGGCTGCAGCTGGAAAGCCAGGAGCAGCAGTCACTTCTGCAGCAGCAACCTCTGCAGGAGCCTCATCTGCAGCAGCATCGAACGAGAACAACGAGCTGCCTTCGGATCTGGAGGTGGTTGTGTCCGATGTGGAGAACTTGGTTAGCTAA